The DNA region GTCCCCTGTAGGATCCCTTGTGTCCCGATATAGGCCCAACACCCCGCGGTCATTTGGTGATACGAGATAAGCCCCCGCGCCTCCAGCTCCCAGAAATACTTCCAATCAGCCCACTTAGGCACTAAAACGGCGTTACTCATCAAAACACGTGGGGCACGCAAATCGGTTTTAAACACAGCCACAGGCTGGCCAGATTGTATTACCAAAGTATCCTCCCTATCCATAGATATCAGTGTGTCTACAATAGCCTCGAAATCATCCCAACTCCTCGCGGCTTTGCCGCTCCCGCCGTATACTATGAGATTTTTGGGATCTTTTGCGACCTCAGGATCTAAGACGTGGAACAACATTCTCAGAACTCCTTCTATCTGCCAATCTTTACTCCAGACGTGGAAGTCGTACCCCTTTATTGCCTTTACAGAGCGGGTCTCAGGATTGTAATACCCCGCAGAAATGAGCTCCTCAATGGGCCTCCCCTTGTATTTACTCGGAACACTCATGTAAAAACATAACTCCGTGTTTTTAAATTCCTAATAAACAAAAGCGCCCAGTTTTAACGGGGAATGACTAAGCTCTTTGAAGCGCTGAGACCAGCGCCTTACAACAACGCCGCTTTATAAAAACTGTCCAGAACTAGCTATTAAGCGCCCTGTCGAGATCTTCTACTAGATCCTCCACGTCCTCCAGACCCACCGAGAGCCTCACAAGGTCTTCAGTAATTCCTAGCACTTTCCTATCCTCTTCTGGAATAGGCGAGGCGGCGCTGGCGACGGGGTAAGTTGCTATGCTCTCAACCCCCCCAAGGCTCGGCCCAGGTATTATAAGTCTCAAAGACTTGAAAAACTTCAGCACGGCGTCCCTACCGCCTTTGATGCGAAAAGAGACTACGGCGCCGAACTTGTCGCCAAATAGCTTCTTGGCAACCGAGTGGTGCGGGTGGCTGGGCAAACCGGGGTAGAACACCTCAGCCACCTTGCCGTGCCCCTCGAGAAACTGCGCCACCGCCATTGCGTTCCTGCACTGCTTCTCAAACCTGACAAACAAAGTCTTCACCCCCCTCAGGGTTAGGTAAGCCTCGAAGGGTTGCATAATGCCGCCGAGCATAGCCCTCCAGACCCACAATTCCTCTAGCAGACTCCGGCTTGACACGACGGCGACACCCCCCACCACGTCGTTGTGACCAGCTATGTACTTAGTCGCTGAGTGTACCACAACGTCTGCACCGTATGACAGCGGCGTGGTTAAAATAGGGGTAGCAAAGGTGTTGTCCACCACCACGGAGGCGCCCAAGTCCTTAGCCGTCTTCACAATCTCGGGGCCGTCAAGCACTCTAAGCATGGGGTTTGTAATAGTTTCAAAAAACACAACATTAGGCCTAGACGCCTTCAACATCTCGATGTAGGCCTCGGTGTCTGGATACGCCCTCCTGAGCCTAACACCAAATTTCACAAGTGAACTGAGAAGCCTAAGAGTGGCGCCGTACGCCTCCATAGGTACCAAAACAGAGGAGTCTGCCGACAGCAACGAAAAAAACACAGTAGAAAGCGCCGCCATCCCGCTGTTAAAAGCCAGCGCATCTACGCCGCCCTCAAGCCTCGCAACTACCTCCTCCAGCGGTCGGAGAGTGGGGTTCTCCTCCCGGCTGTACTTCAAGTCAAACCCACGATCCGACTTCCTAGCCTCTCCCTCCATTCTAAACAAGGCAGCCAAGTATATCGGCGGCTGTACAGACCCCAACTGGTCAAGATTTCTATACCCCCTAACCGCCACCGTCCCCCTCCGCATTCCTACACCTCTGACTTACCTATATAAATCTTCGCCCAACTATAATAATAGAACATTATATAAATAGCTTCTCAGCATTGCCAATCCTCCACAAAACCCACAAATAGGCTAACCAGAGAAGTGGGGTAATGGACTTAGATACGTGAATACGACATTTCAAAAGAAGTAGCCCGGCCGGGATTCGAACCCGGGCCACGGGGTCCAAAGCCCCGCATCCTTGGCCGCTAGACCACCGGGCTAACCGCCCAATACTCATCTTGAGTTTTTTAAGCTTTTTCCCATCTCTGGCTGTGCACCACTTCTCCAAGCCTATAACACAACCCGGCTCCACAGAGCGGCGAAATATTTATATACATGAGCAAGGAGGTATATATGGAGAGGTGGATCTCGATATCTGTATCAAATCCCTATATAACTGAACAAGTCTACAGGCGAATCTTAGGAGAATTAAAAGCCATGGGCAAGCCGGTAAAGGCAACTATTGAAGGCAATTCTATAAACATCGCAATAACAGAAGACATCAAGGAGGTTGTGTGGAAGGCTGTGAAGACGTCTCCTCTATCTGTTTTTACAAGTATAAATTTTAAATAAGGCGTAGCTAGATATGTGCCAACTTTAGCTAAGCCCTGCGTTGTTACAGGTTCTTGCCCAGGCGATTTAGGCGATACCGAGGTCTTGTGGAAAGGGCGCCAGATGTGCGTGTCGAAGGCGTCAGGCATAATCAAGGTCTTCGGCGCCTTGGAAGCCGCATTAGGCCATATAAACCAAGCAGTGGTCACCTGCGAAAAACAGGCAAAATGTCTAAAAAGGGCGTACTGGGCCTTGTTCAACCTAGGCCTCTACCTCTCCACTGGCGAAGACTACTACTACGGACAGAGTATATACATACTAAAGAAAGCGCTTAAATGCACCTTACCCATGCTTCCGGACTCGCCACTCGGCTGGCTCTACTGCGCGGATCTGTGTTGCGCGACTATAAACACGGCCCGGGTATGGGTCCGCTGGGTAGAGAGACGCGTCGCCGCGCTGGAGGAGGGAAAGGAGGCCATCCTAATCCTTAACCACCTAGGTAATATACTGTTCGAATTAATGAGAACCACACACCACTCCGTGAAAACTCGGCGCGGCCTGGTGACAGTTAAACCCAGAGAAGAGGAAACAGCACCGGCGTGGTTGTAATAAGTGGACCGGCCGGGATTCGAACCCGGGATCACCCGCGTGCAAGGCGGGCATCCTTCCGCTAGACTACCGGCCCCGCTTTACCCATGTAGGGATTTTTTAAGTTTTCTGCTAAATAGAGGAGCCCGACATACAGGATAGACGCCCAGTAGTATTTTTAGGATGTGATTATTATTTTCGTGTTTCAAATCTTGAAAATTATAATGTGTCAACTAGTTTTTTAATTTCGATAATGTGTCAAATTAAAAATTATTTATAATGAATAAAAAAAATTTATTAATCTCGTTTAAACCTGGCAAGCCATGAAAGCAGAAGTGGTAGCACGCAAACCGCCAATAACCGCTACGCCTGACGCTAGGATTAAAGACATTGCTAAAATTATGGCAGAGAGAAAAATTGGACTTGTTGTAATAGTAGACAAAAACCAACCCGACTACGCCGTAGGTGTAGTTTCCGAAAAAGATATTGTAAAAGCCGTGGCCAACAACCTAGACTTGAACAGGCCCGTGAAGGAAATTATGACCTCACCTGTCATAACAGTAGAGGGGAGCGAGCCTGTTTGGACTGTTGCAAGAATTATGCGCCAGCACAATATCAGACACGTAGTTGTGACACGCGGCGGTAAGCTCTACGGCGTTATTTCAATAAGAGACCTCGTAGGAGAGGAGTCTGTGTTGCGGAGTTTGGTCGAGTACGGCGAACCAGAGGAGCATAGGCCATCTGCTGATTAAACATATAAACAACAAAGTTTTTTTATTTATGGAAAAAATTGTTGTAGGTTATGATGGATCACCCCAGGCAAAACGCGCTTTAGAAAAAGCTAAATCAATAAGCGAAAAGTTTGGGTCCAAAATCTATGTTGTTCACGTAATAGACACAGCAGTCCTCAGCCTATCCGACATGTTCGCCTCGCCCACTGTGTTAGTAAGTCTCAGGGAGAAAGCCGAGCAGCTAATTCAAGAAGCACTCTCCATTGCCGGCCCGGGGGCGGAGGGGAAGATCCTAGAGGGGGATCCCGCTCACGAGATTGTGAAATTCGCCAAGGATGTGGGAGCTTCGCTGATAGTAGTAGGAGCCAGGGGCCTTTCAACAATTAGGCGCATTCTTATGGGGAGTGTCTCTTCAAGAGTTGTCCAGGAGTCGCCCGTAGACGTCCTTATAGTAAAGAGCTGATCACAACCCTCTTAGCACCGTCTTTACCAGCGGCGCAGCCCACAGCGCTATTAAAAAGCCCGAAACGGCAAAGGAGAGACGGGGAGAGACCGAGTAGACGTAGCCGACTATCACTCCGCCAAGTATTGAGCCTATATATTCAAGAGCCAGGGTCAGGCCCATTACTCTTCCCCTATTCTCAGGCGTTATGTAGTCGCCGACAATTGCTCTTCGTATTGACATGGCCACCTCTGCACCTATGCCGAGAATTATGGCTGCTGTAGTCAATGCGACTGCGCTAGCCCAGGCGCTTACAAGAAAGTAGCCTACTGCTATTAACAAGAGCCCTGAGAAAAGAGCCGTGGTCCTGGGGGCCTTGTCTATGACAGGCGTCAGCACAAGGCCGAATACGATGCCTACGGCAGTTGCGGCGCTCTGTATAATACCCCATGCGGTGTTGTCAACGCCTACTGCCGTGGTGGCGTACAACACGCCAAATGTCTGCATCGCCACAGAGGAGAAGGACTGCACAGCTCCGAGAAGAGTCACATAAAGCACAAACCTCGGCATCCCATTCAGACCGCGCCAGAACATATAGGCGCCGAGAATTTCCCTGACCAACTGCTCTCTCGGAACCGGCTTCACGGAAATAGTCTCTTGAAGCGCCTTCATACGCAACACAGCTACTGTGACCGAGATTATCCCAGATATTATGAAAGATAGGCGCATCCCCCAGAGACCAAAGTGGTCTAGGAGGTAGCCCCCAACTGGCGGCAGAATAAGCCACGGCACTTGTGGCAGAACAGAAGTGAGCATCATGCCAGCCCCCCTCTTCTCAGGCGGGAGAGAGTCGAGCAGTATTGCGGTAAGAGCCGGTTGGTAGAAGTGGAGAGCCCAGTCCACCACGTAGACCACGGCGAACTGTCTCCAGTCTGTCACCACGGCGTATAGGAACTGCACTACCGCTATCCCCCAAGTGCCCACAATGATCGACCTCTTCCTCCCAATCACGTCTGTGAGAACACCGCCTGGCAGGATTGTAAGCATTACGGCTAAGGAGCTAAGCGCCCTGACAACCCCTATCTCAACCTCCGAGGCGCCGAGTAGTTGTAGATACTTGGAGAGGTAAGGCGTTGTCAACGACCCTGATATGGCAAATAGGAACCACGAGACGATCATCGCGCCGACATTGCCCCCGAGCCACGCGGAGATACCCACGTTGCCGCGCCGTGAATGCCTCTTTATAAATTTATACCTACAAAAATTTAAAAGGGGCAGATAACCCCAAAGCGATGAACAATTGGGTTATCTTCGCCGTAGCACTACTCGCAACCGCCGGCCTCCTCCTCGGCACAGTGGCCGCGGGGGTTTACTCCAAAGAACCTATACACAAGCCCTACTGGGACAAACCCGAAATGAGGCAGGTCATTTTATCCAACGCCTCTACAATAGGCGTAAAGGCCTCTGAGGGCAATCTCGGCGTAGTGATAATAGGATACCGCGACATGATAAACGCCACAAACAGGCCGGAGCTCTTGACGGTGCTGAGAGAGGTAATAACCGCCGCCCGGGGCTACACAGTTTACCTAGCGCCGTGGGCTGACGACAACGCCAGCAAGGCATACCTCACGTTGCTATACCAAGGGGCTCTTTCTATAAGTGACTATCTGCGAGGCGTACTTCGAAACGGCACCACTGTGACGCAACGGGTCGACCTCGCCAAGAACTTGGCCCGCACCATAGCGGCAACATACGGCATATATGCAGGAACCAGGGATGCCCCGGCGCCTCCAATCTACGTGGCCATATTCCGCAACGACACACCGTACGTAGTATATGAGCCCTTCACCCTAGGCCGCGACCGCACGTACACAGACTGGCTACAATGGGTAATCACTGCCCTGGAGAACTTGAAACAGGGACAGGGCAGAGTGACGCCTTAGCCACTGATAGAGACCCAAAGATAGTAGACGCCTACGGCGAACACGTAGCTGGTAAACAGCTTCCTAACAGAGCTTGATTTGAGCTTAGGCATAATATACCTACTAGATAGGTAAGAGCCAAGAAAGCTCCCAACGGCGATGGAAACCGCCAGTGTTAAATTCAGCGCCCCAGCCACGCGTAGGTGGCCGTAGAGGCCAAAGCCGTTGGCAGTATGATACCCATGCTCATCGCCGCCGCCAGCTTAGGATCCAGCCCAGCCACTAAAACAAGTGCGGGGACAAACACCGTGCCTCCTCCCACGCCAAAGAGAGAGGAGACGAACCCGCCTAAAAGGACCAAGGCGTAGCCCAGCGCCGGAGCGGGCTTTTTAGGCCTTATTTCGAGTAGCATAACAATCCCTACCACGATTAGATATATGCGGTATAGCAGTTTAACCCAAGGACCTGAATACTTCAACGAGAGGAAGGCGCTCACTATGGCGGCCAGAGCTGACATTACCATATATTTAGATAGGAGACTAAAATCTACACTCCTCCTGTAGTTGTACACAGAGGTCATCGCGGTTATCACAATTGAAAAAAGGCTGGCAGCCGCCGCTTCTTGAAAAGCTACGCCCGAAATGTTGAGCATAGGCACGATGATCACGCCACCGCCGACGCCTATTAAGGGGCCCAACACGCCGCCAATAAAACCCGCCAGCAATGCTACCCAATACATAAAACCACCACACACCAACCTATATAAGTGATGAAACCACGATAGCCCGAAAATTGAGGAAACTCGCATGGGCTGAAAAGTTATATACACAGGATCAACTTGACATATGGCTCGCAGAAAGAAATACGAAGGGCTAAACCCCTTCGTGGCTGCAGGCCTTATCAAATTCAGCGAAGAAGGCGAAATGGAGAGAATCAAACTAAGTCCAAAGGCCGCAATAGCTGTATCTGCGGCAATAATAGCCGCGCTAATAATAATTAACCTCCTACTCCCGCCTCTTTAGGCTCCCCCCAGCACCTCTACTAGACATACATCAAGTGGCTAAGCCACAAAGTCAACCCCCAGTAGTCCTGGAAACTTTATAACCCCACTTATCTAAAACACCTAGCGGGGGTGCCCGAGCCAGGTCAAAGGGGCAGGGTTTAGGTCCCTGTGGCGTAGGCCTGCGTGGGTTCAAATCCCACCCCCCGCATCACCTTTCTATACGTCACGTGGAAAACGTCTGCCCTCTACCTCTGATCTTGTTTATTCAACTAATCTGAGTCAAAATATTTTAAGTAGCTCATTTAAAAGACTATGAACAGAACTGTTTTAGTAGGTGTGCTGGTGGTTGTAATACTAGCAGTGTTGGCTGCTATTTTGTTCACCTCTCAGCCGCCTCCGCAGACGCCTACCCCAACCCCACCTGCCACATCTTCACCAACCACGCCTCAAACCACCACGACCCCCGCTGAGATTACTCTCACCATAGGCGTTACAGATAAGGTGACCGACTTAGACCCGGCGAATGCCTACGACTTCTTCACGTGGGAGGTCTTGTACAACACAATGGCAGGCCTCGTACGGTATAAACCGGGGACTACGGAGATCGAGCCCGACCTTGCGGTGAGTTGGACCACGTCGGAGGGGGGCAGGGTTTGGACATTTAAGCTGAGACCTGGCTTGAAATTCTGCGACGGCACCCCGCTTACGGCGCAAGACGTCAAGAGATCAATTGAACGCGCCATGAAGATAAACGGCGACCCCGCGTGGTTAGTGACCGATTTTGTTGAGAAGGTCGAAGCGCCAGACGACGCCACTGTTGTTTTCTACCTTAAAAAGCCCGTGTCGTATTTCTTAGCCCTCGTAGCGACCCCGCCATATTTCCCAGTCCATCCAAAATACGCACCTGACAAGGTAGACTCTGACCAGACAGCCGGTGGGGCGGGTCCCTACTGTATAAAGAATTTTGTCAGAGACCAGCAGATCGTGCTTGAGGCTAACCCCTACTACTACGGAGGCAAGCCCCAAGTCTCCAAGGTGGTGATTAGGTTTTACAAAGACGCCACGACGCTGAGACTCGCCCTAGAGAGGGGCGAAATAGATCTGGCTTGGAGAACGCTTAATCCGCCCGACTTGGAAGCCCTAAAAGCCTCCGGCAAGTACAAAGTTGTCGAAGTTCCCGGCTCTTTCATTAGATACATCGTCCTCAACCTGAACATGCCAGAGCTAAAAGACGTGAACGTCAGGCGCGCCCTTGCCGCGGCGGTTTGTAGAAAAGATATCGCAACCGTGGTTTTCCACGGAACTGTAACGCCGCTGTTTACGCTCGTGCCTGAGGGAATGTGGTCTTCCTACCCCGCTTTTAAGGAGAAATACGGCGACTGCAACACCGACCTTGCTAAACAACTCCTGCAACAAGCCGGCTTCAGCCCCAGCAAGAAGCTCAATATCGAGCTGTGGTACACGCCTACGCATTACGGCGACACCGAGAAGGACCTAGCTGCCATGTTGAAAGATCAGTGGGAGGCCACAGGCATAATCTCGGTTAGCGTAAAGTCTGCGGAGTGGGCCACATACGTACAGCAGCTCAGAAGCGGGGCGATGATGGTGTCGTTGCTAGGCTGGTACCCCGACTACATAGACCCAGACGACTACACCACGCCGTTTTTAAGAAGCGGGTCTAATAAATGGCTTGGCAACGGGTACAGCAATCCAACAATGGACGATATTTTAGACAAAGCCGCCCTCGAGCTTGACCAGACTAAGAGGGCTCAGCTGTACAAAGAAGCTCAGCTACTCTTAGCCGACGACGTGCCTATAATCCCGCTGATACAAGGCAAGCTGTTTATAGTCACAAAGCCGAATATACAAGTGGTAGTAGACCCCACGATGATACTTAGATACTGGGCCATAAGGGTTTCTTAATCCCCTCTTTTTCCTATCCTCTCCCCAAGAGCCTCTCCGAGCAGGGAGAAGCCCAGGGCAGTTAGTACTATGAAAAACCCTGGCGCCAACAGCCACCAGTAGCCGTTTATTATGTAGGAGCGGGCGCTCGACAAGTCGAGGCCCCAATCGGGCGTAGTCGGAGTTACCGTATACCCGAAGAAGGCGAGGGCCGACTCGGTGAGCGCCGCATCCGCGATGTTTATCGTCGCCACGACCACCAGCGAGGGTACGAGGTTGGGGAGTATGTGCCTAAATATAATTCTCCTCCGCGGCATTCCCAGAGAAACTGCCGCCTCTACGAATAGGCTGGACTTCACCACCAGCGTCTCGTTACGAGCCATCCTGAAGTAGGTGGGGATGTAAACTACGCCTATTGCTAGCGCCGCGTTGAGCGGGCTGGGGCCCAGCACGCTGGCTATGGCGATGGCCAATATGAGGCTGGGGAAGGCGTACATGCTGTCCATGACCATGTTGAGGACCTTGTCAAGTTTCCTGCCGATGTATCCCGAGATCATCCCAAGAGAGAAGCCGATTGACGCCGAGAGGAGTGTGGCCAGAAGAGAGATGCCTATGATTACCTGGCCGCCGTAGAGGAGCCTGCTCCAGACGTCGCGGCCTAGGTTGTCTGTCCCAAGGAGGTACTGGGCGCTCGGCGGCGACAGCGGAGGGCCTGCCCTTTTCGTGGGGTCGTACGGCGCTATTAGGGGGGCCAGCAAAGATAGCAACACCACGACGGCGACGATCGCCGTTCCTACCTTCAGCATCATAGCCCCCTCCTAACTCTGGGATCTAGAACCGCGTTTATCAGATCCGCGGCCACATTCAGCACCACAACAATTATCACAAACACGACGACGGCGCCTTGCACAGTAGTGTAGTCGAGGTATTGTATTCGTTCTAACAACAAGGTGCCCAGCCCGGGCCACGAGAAGGTGGTCTCTGTAAGCACGGCGCCTTGCAACAACAACGCCAGCTGCAACCCCATCATAGTAACGGTAGGCACTATGGCGACGCGGTATGCCTTCCACAACACAGCCCTCTCGCTGAAGCCCATAGCCCTATATGCAGATATGAAATCCTCGCCGAGGGTTTTAACCATGTTGTTCCTGATAAGTCTCACAAATACCCCAGACAGGACAAGACCCAGCGTGACAGAGGGTAGTACAATATGGCTCAAGGCGTCTATAAACGAGTCTAGGCGCCCCGCCAGAAGGGAGTCTAGCAGGTACAGGCCCGTAATTCTCGGCGGCTCGAGACCCGGGGTAATTCTCCCAGCTACGGGGAACCAGCCAAGCCACACGGCGAATACGAGCTGTAGTGCCAGCCCTATGAATGGAATAAACAACACATAGGAGACCATGGCATATAGCCTCGCGCCTGCATCTACCCTCCCGCCGTATCTCGCCGCCAGGAAGCCGAAAACGTGGCCCAACAGAACGCTCACCACAAAGGCTGAAACAGCCAGCTCCACTGTGGCGGGGAGCCTGTCCATAATCTCGGCGGCGACCTCCCTCCTGCCAAAGATCAGGCTCCTCCCCAAGTTACCCGTAAACACTTGGACCATATACTCCACGTACTGGACTGGCAGAGGCTTATCGAGGCCGGCCTCCTTTATTAGCTGTTCTACATACTCCGGAGGCGCCTTCATCCCCACCATAGCCACAATAGGGTTTCCTGGGATCACTCTCAAAATGAAGAATACAACTGTGAGAAGGATAATAAGGGTTGGTATAGCTAAGAGCACGCGATACGCCGCATATCTCAAGAGACTAGCCATAGCTGAATGTAAGCGACGAATTTTAAATTAACGCCCAGCCACGGAGCCTATGCGCTTTTACTACAATCCTCTCTCAGCCAGACGCACCTCGTGACCGGCGAAACAAGACTCATAACGCCGAGTTGGTTATATTTAAATCCCAGCCATTATAGCAAGCTGTGTCGCAAAGGCTACCCACTCGTTGGGATATTCGGTGGGAAGAAGACCTTATAAAGATTTGGGACAACGAGGGCAGATTCAAGACAAAGATAAGCGGAACGCGGCCGGTCTTCGTCATCGACACGCCGCCTCCCTACCTCTCCAGCAACAGGCCCCACATCGGCCAGACGGCTTCCTACGCCCACTTCGACATGATAGCTCGGTTTTTGAGAATGCGCGGTATCGACGTGATCTTCCCCTTCTACGCAGACAGAAACGGCCTCCCCATAGAGGTGCAGGTAGAGAAGAAGTACGGCATCGTGGCGCACGAGGTCCCGCGGGAGAAGTTCATTCAGATGTGCAAAGAAGAGCTGGACAGATACGAGGGCGAGTTCGTCGCATCGCTGAGGAGGTGGGGGCTCTCCTTCGACTACTGGCCCAACGGCACGGACAGCCCCGAGTACCGCAGAATGACCCAGAGCACCTTCATAGAGCTGTGGCGCCGGGGCCTCGTCTACGAGGCGGAGAGACCCACGCCTTGGTGCCCCCGCTGTAGGACGGCGCTGGCGGAACCTGAGATCGAGTACAAGGAGGAGGAGACATACCTAAACTACATCAAGTTCAAGGTAAAGGAGACCGGTGAGGATATAATCATCGCCACGACGCGCCCCGAGCTCCTCCCCGCCACTGTGGCCGTCATCTTCCACCCAGACGACCAGCGCTACAATAGGCTTGAGGGCCTCCACGCCGTGGTGCCTCCGGAGGGGCAGGTGGTGCCCATCCTCCCTCACAGAGCCGCCAATCCGCAGTACGGAACTGGGCTGGTCATGATCTCCACCTTCGGCGACACGAGAGACCTCATGATAGTCAATGAGCTGAAGCTACCCATAAGGATAATTGTAGACGAGGCGGGCCGTATCAACTCCGGGAAGTACGCCGGCTTGACAATAAGGGAGGCCAGGGCCAAGATAATAGAAGATTTAAAGGTAGCCGGCCTCCTTGTCAAGCAGGAGAGGCTGGTGCACAACGTCCCCGTCTGCTGGCGTTGCAAGACGCCGCTTGAGATCATCGTCACCAGGGAGCTGTTCATAAAACAGATAGAGTTCAAGGACAAGCTCATAGAGCTGGCCAACAAGATGGAGTTTAAGCCCCCCGAGTACAGGCAAGTCCTCATCGACTGGATCAAGTCGCTGGAACTCGACTGGCCCGTGTCGCGGAGGCGGTACTACGCCACCGAGATCCCCATATGGTGGTGCGTTAAGCCAAACGGCGAGAGGGTACCCATAGTCCCCAAGGGAGGCGAGTACTACGTCCCGTGGAGAGACCCGCCGCCGCCCGAGGTCAAGGAGGCGTGTAAAGACGGCAGGCTCGAGGGCGACACCCGCGTATTCGACACCTGGATGGACTCCTCCATCTCGTGGATGTACGCCTCGGGCTACACCAAGGAGTTCAACGTCTTCCCGAAGGTCTACCCGCACTCCATAATGAGACCCCAGGGCTACGACATCATCAGGACGTGGCTCTACTACTCCCTCCTCCGTGCCTATCTCCTATACGGCAACGTGCCGTTTAGGTACGTGAGGATAAACGGCATGGGCCTCGACGAGAAGGGAGAAGCCATGCACAAGTCGAAGGGCAACGTCATAGACCTCCTAGCCCCAGTGGAGAAGTACGGCGCCGACGCCGTGAGGTTCTGGGCCGCCGCCGCCGGGAGGCTGGGCTCAGACTACCGCTACAACGAAAACATCATAAAAGAGGGCAAGGAGTTCGTCACCAAGGTGTGGAACATATCCCGCTTCGTCCTCTCCTTCCCCGAACCCACAGATAAGCCGGAGCTAACGCCGGTAGACAAGGCCATACTTGCCAAGCTATACCAAGTAGCGAAAAGAGCCATCTCCGCATTTTCAGATCTCGACGTCTACGAGCCGGCCCACCTCCTCTACAACTTCATATGGCACGAATTCGCCGACCACTACATAGAGCTGGCTAAGTCAAGGGCATACAACAGAGACAGCACATTTACACAAGAGGAGCAGAGGGCAGCCATCTGGACTCTCTACGCAGTGTGGAAGTACAGCCTGAAGCTCCTGGCGCCGATAATGCCCTTCGTCACCGACAAGATCTGGCGCCTCGCCTACGGCAGATCCATCCACGACGAGACAATAGAAGACCCACCAGAGGAGTGGAGCTGGGGCGATGCCTCGCTCTTCGAGCTGTTGAAGAAGATAAACAGCGCTGTGTGGCGGTATAAGAACAGACAAGGCATGAGCCTCGCGGCGAGCCTAGACAAGGCTCTGTACGTGCCTGAGGCCGCTCTGCAGGCAGCCAAGGACTTGAAATATACGCATAAGGTCCTCGACGTGAGGCCTGGCCGCGGCGCCGAGCAGATAGACGACGAGGGCCTCGTCTGGATAGGCTAAAAACAACTTATTGAAGACAAATAAAATTATTAATGGAAACATACTGGCATTTATGGAACTGAAAATAGGCAGGGCCATAATCAAGAAGGGCCTTGAAGTACTGTACGAATACAGCGACGTGGACGTCGCCATCGTCGGCGCGGGGCCGTCGGGGCTCACCGCGGCGCGCTACTTAGCCGAAAAGGGCTTCAAGGTGCTCGTCTTTGAGAGGCGTTTCTCCTTCGGAGGGGGGATAGGCCCAGGGGGTAACATGTTGCCCAGCATCGTGGTGCAGGAAGAGGCCTTGCCCATTCTCAGAGATTTCAAGGTGAGGTACCAGCCGGCCGGGGACGGGCTGTACACCGTCGACCCCGCGGAGCTGATTGCGAAGCTCGCCGCGGGGGCAATAGACGCAGGGGCCAAGATAATACTCGGCGTCCACGTCGACGACGTTATTTTCAGAGGCGACCCACCCAGGGTGGCGGGGCTCTTGTGGATATGGACACCCATCCAGATGTCCGGAATGCACGTGGACCCCCTCTACACCATGGCCAAGGCGGTGATAGACGCCACGGGCCACGACGCCGAGGTGATATCCGTGGCCGCGCGGAAGGTGCCGGAGCTGGGCATCCAGCTCCCCGGCGAGAAGTCGGCTTGGTCAGAGGTTTCCGAGAAGCT from Pyrobaculum arsenaticum DSM 13514 includes:
- a CDS encoding valine--tRNA ligase — its product is MSQRLPTRWDIRWEEDLIKIWDNEGRFKTKISGTRPVFVIDTPPPYLSSNRPHIGQTASYAHFDMIARFLRMRGIDVIFPFYADRNGLPIEVQVEKKYGIVAHEVPREKFIQMCKEELDRYEGEFVASLRRWGLSFDYWPNGTDSPEYRRMTQSTFIELWRRGLVYEAERPTPWCPRCRTALAEPEIEYKEEETYLNYIKFKVKETGEDIIIATTRPELLPATVAVIFHPDDQRYNRLEGLHAVVPPEGQVVPILPHRAANPQYGTGLVMISTFGDTRDLMIVNELKLPIRIIVDEAGRINSGKYAGLTIREARAKIIEDLKVAGLLVKQERLVHNVPVCWRCKTPLEIIVTRELFIKQIEFKDKLIELANKMEFKPPEYRQVLIDWIKSLELDWPVSRRRYYATEIPIWWCVKPNGERVPIVPKGGEYYVPWRDPPPPEVKEACKDGRLEGDTRVFDTWMDSSISWMYASGYTKEFNVFPKVYPHSIMRPQGYDIIRTWLYYSLLRAYLLYGNVPFRYVRINGMGLDEKGEAMHKSKGNVIDLLAPVEKYGADAVRFWAAAAGRLGSDYRYNENIIKEGKEFVTKVWNISRFVLSFPEPTDKPELTPVDKAILAKLYQVAKRAISAFSDLDVYEPAHLLYNFIWHEFADHYIELAKSRAYNRDSTFTQEEQRAAIWTLYAVWKYSLKLLAPIMPFVTDKIWRLAYGRSIHDETIEDPPEEWSWGDASLFELLKKINSAVWRYKNRQGMSLAASLDKALYVPEAALQAAKDLKYTHKVLDVRPGRGAEQIDDEGLVWIG
- a CDS encoding ABC transporter permease — encoded protein: MMLKVGTAIVAVVVLLSLLAPLIAPYDPTKRAGPPLSPPSAQYLLGTDNLGRDVWSRLLYGGQVIIGISLLATLLSASIGFSLGMISGYIGRKLDKVLNMVMDSMYAFPSLILAIAIASVLGPSPLNAALAIGVVYIPTYFRMARNETLVVKSSLFVEAAVSLGMPRRRIIFRHILPNLVPSLVVVATINIADAALTESALAFFGYTVTPTTPDWGLDLSSARSYIINGYWWLLAPGFFIVLTALGFSLLGEALGERIGKRGD
- a CDS encoding ABC transporter substrate-binding protein — translated: MNRTVLVGVLVVVILAVLAAILFTSQPPPQTPTPTPPATSSPTTPQTTTTPAEITLTIGVTDKVTDLDPANAYDFFTWEVLYNTMAGLVRYKPGTTEIEPDLAVSWTTSEGGRVWTFKLRPGLKFCDGTPLTAQDVKRSIERAMKINGDPAWLVTDFVEKVEAPDDATVVFYLKKPVSYFLALVATPPYFPVHPKYAPDKVDSDQTAGGAGPYCIKNFVRDQQIVLEANPYYYGGKPQVSKVVIRFYKDATTLRLALERGEIDLAWRTLNPPDLEALKASGKYKVVEVPGSFIRYIVLNLNMPELKDVNVRRALAAAVCRKDIATVVFHGTVTPLFTLVPEGMWSSYPAFKEKYGDCNTDLAKQLLQQAGFSPSKKLNIELWYTPTHYGDTEKDLAAMLKDQWEATGIISVSVKSAEWATYVQQLRSGAMMVSLLGWYPDYIDPDDYTTPFLRSGSNKWLGNGYSNPTMDDILDKAALELDQTKRAQLYKEAQLLLADDVPIIPLIQGKLFIVTKPNIQVVVDPTMILRYWAIRVS
- a CDS encoding ABC transporter permease, translated to MASLLRYAAYRVLLAIPTLIILLTVVFFILRVIPGNPIVAMVGMKAPPEYVEQLIKEAGLDKPLPVQYVEYMVQVFTGNLGRSLIFGRREVAAEIMDRLPATVELAVSAFVVSVLLGHVFGFLAARYGGRVDAGARLYAMVSYVLFIPFIGLALQLVFAVWLGWFPVAGRITPGLEPPRITGLYLLDSLLAGRLDSFIDALSHIVLPSVTLGLVLSGVFVRLIRNNMVKTLGEDFISAYRAMGFSERAVLWKAYRVAIVPTVTMMGLQLALLLQGAVLTETTFSWPGLGTLLLERIQYLDYTTVQGAVVVFVIIVVVLNVAADLINAVLDPRVRRGL